From Microbacterium sp. LWH11-1.2, one genomic window encodes:
- a CDS encoding lytic polysaccharide monooxygenase yields the protein MTSFSRFGSAALGVVALAAAGLFIAPAPPASAHGYVGGTSSSLIARAAWSANADRGAVQYEPQSLEAPKGFPAAGPVDGKLASAGGLFGGDLDEQSATRWAKNLVQPGPVQVAWSLTAAHRTAEWRYFITKQGWDPNDPLERDDLELLTSFDGGGGIPTVPTVHTLNIPADHTGYHVIYAVWDIADTQNAFYNTIDIDVRGGGAVDPVDPVDPVDPVDPVDPSAPAAPGGLHTMDRTATTVDLMWSAAAGADEYRIERSLDGVSFTAVGTTASTSFLDSGLTAATTYRYRVVAVSDAGETASSVLTATTDAEEPTGPVDGIPEWSATAAYTRGDLVQHLGVVYRAVQSHRGWGDETWITALSLWEPTTAPAAGHAH from the coding sequence ATGACATCCTTCTCGAGATTCGGATCCGCCGCGCTCGGCGTGGTGGCCCTCGCCGCCGCCGGCCTGTTCATAGCACCGGCGCCCCCGGCATCCGCTCATGGTTACGTCGGCGGCACGTCGTCGTCGCTCATCGCCCGGGCCGCCTGGTCGGCCAACGCCGATCGCGGTGCGGTGCAGTACGAGCCGCAGAGCCTCGAAGCCCCGAAGGGCTTCCCCGCCGCCGGTCCGGTCGACGGGAAGCTGGCCTCGGCCGGGGGCCTGTTCGGCGGCGACCTCGACGAGCAGTCGGCGACCCGATGGGCCAAGAACCTCGTCCAGCCGGGTCCTGTCCAGGTGGCATGGTCCCTGACCGCCGCGCATCGGACCGCCGAATGGCGCTACTTCATCACGAAGCAGGGATGGGACCCCAACGACCCGCTGGAGCGCGACGACCTCGAGCTGCTGACCAGCTTCGACGGCGGCGGCGGCATCCCGACCGTGCCGACCGTGCACACGCTGAACATCCCGGCGGACCACACCGGCTACCACGTGATCTACGCCGTCTGGGACATCGCCGACACGCAGAACGCCTTCTACAACACGATCGACATCGACGTGCGCGGCGGGGGAGCGGTCGACCCCGTGGACCCCGTCGATCCGGTCGACCCCGTGGACCCGGTCGACCCGTCGGCTCCGGCCGCGCCGGGTGGGCTGCACACCATGGATCGCACGGCGACCACCGTCGACCTCATGTGGTCGGCGGCCGCCGGTGCGGACGAGTACCGCATCGAGCGATCGCTCGACGGCGTGAGCTTCACCGCCGTCGGCACCACCGCGTCGACGAGCTTCCTCGACAGCGGCCTCACCGCCGCGACGACCTACCGCTACCGCGTCGTGGCCGTGTCCGACGCCGGGGAGACCGCGAGCTCGGTGCTCACCGCGACGACGGATGCCGAAGAGCCCACCGGCCCTGTCGACGGCATCCCGGAGTGGTCGGCGACGGCCGCGTACACGCGCGGCGATCTCGTCCAGCATCTCGGCGTCGTCTACCGCGCCGTCCAGTCGCACCGCGGCTGGGGCGACGAGACCTGGATCACCGCCCTGTCGCTCTGGGAGCCGACGACGGCTCCCGCCGCAGGCCACGCCCACTGA
- a CDS encoding Xaa-Pro peptidase family protein has translation MSTPPFPASVYAARLERAAALAAAAGLDAIIVGPGPDLQYLVGVEGDTIERLTALVIGAAAPTVVVPRMELAKVRSTAVGELGLAVADWVDGENPYDLVAAAVGEASRIGVSDALPALHVIPLGTRLGLTLELATPVLRESRMIKDATEIAELRRAGRAIDAVHRRVPEWLRAGRTEREVAADIAEAIVAEGHRTVEFVIVGSGPNGADPHHEVSDRVIDDGDIVVVDIGGAVPSGYNSDSTRTYVVGTPDPAAAERIAVLVRAQQAAVDAVRPGATASEVDAAARGVLAQAGLGDAFLHRTGHGIGVSVHEEPYIAPGNDLELREGMAFSIEPGIYFAGSWGARIEDIVVVTADGCERLNVAPHTLTSV, from the coding sequence GTGAGCACACCGCCCTTCCCCGCCTCCGTGTACGCCGCCCGACTCGAGCGGGCGGCGGCCCTCGCCGCAGCGGCCGGCCTCGACGCGATCATCGTCGGTCCCGGCCCCGATCTGCAGTATCTCGTCGGGGTCGAGGGTGACACGATCGAACGCCTCACCGCCCTGGTGATCGGAGCGGCCGCACCCACGGTCGTCGTCCCGCGGATGGAGCTCGCGAAGGTGCGCTCGACCGCGGTCGGCGAGCTCGGCCTCGCGGTCGCGGACTGGGTCGACGGCGAGAACCCCTACGACCTGGTCGCCGCGGCCGTCGGAGAGGCCTCCCGGATCGGCGTTTCGGACGCCCTCCCGGCGCTGCACGTCATCCCGCTCGGCACGCGCCTCGGTCTGACGCTCGAGCTCGCGACCCCGGTGCTGCGCGAGAGCCGCATGATCAAGGATGCGACGGAGATCGCGGAGCTCCGTCGCGCCGGCCGGGCGATCGACGCCGTGCATCGGCGGGTGCCCGAGTGGCTGCGCGCCGGTCGCACCGAGCGGGAGGTCGCCGCCGACATCGCGGAGGCGATCGTGGCCGAGGGCCATCGCACGGTCGAGTTCGTGATCGTCGGCTCCGGCCCGAACGGTGCGGATCCGCACCACGAGGTGTCGGATCGTGTGATCGACGACGGCGACATCGTGGTGGTCGACATCGGCGGTGCCGTGCCGAGCGGGTACAACTCCGACAGCACCCGCACCTACGTCGTGGGCACGCCCGACCCCGCCGCTGCCGAGCGCATCGCGGTGCTCGTGCGCGCGCAGCAGGCGGCCGTCGATGCGGTCCGCCCCGGCGCGACGGCATCCGAGGTGGACGCCGCCGCCCGGGGCGTCCTGGCGCAGGCCGGTCTCGGAGACGCGTTCCTGCACCGCACGGGTCACGGCATCGGCGTCTCGGTGCACGAGGAGCCGTACATCGCCCCCGGCAACGACCTGGAGCTGCGCGAGGGCATGGCCTTCAGCATCGAACCCGGCATCTACTTCGCGGGCTCGTGGGGCGCCCGTATCGAGGACATCGTGGTCGTGACAGCGGACGGCTGCGAGCGCCTCAACGTCGCACCGCACACATTGACCTCGGTGTGA